Proteins from a single region of Amycolatopsis sp. CA-230715:
- a CDS encoding bifunctional 3-(3-hydroxy-phenyl)propionate/3-hydroxycinnamic acid hydroxylase, with product MTAPLGGGSGPVAEVAVLGCGPVGMTLAALLGRAGHSVVLLERHPGLYGLPRAASFDGEVMRALAGLGLAGELAPTLYAQEAYEWRNGAGDLLIRQECRAVGGSGWADISMFHQPALENALHALCASMSTVDVRLGVEVTGLSQSRDGVELTTATGAIVRARYAIGCDGGNSFVRQALGIEQDDRGFAEPWLVCDFALRRSAAELGLPPMLQIGDPAGPTTVITTGTARQRFCFMLDDASRFDEERSADDAWERVRPYLSREDGDLVRVATYTFRSLVARRWRDGRVLLAGDAAHQMPPFLGQGMCSGIRDALNIAFKLDLVLRGIREPGLLDTYQSEREPHVRNVMEASIELGRRHTIRDPALARERDAELLARRAASPEPERIRLPDLGPGLVGSGGGGLSVQGRVSDGVGTGLLDEVVGGGFRLLVTEEALAALDLPALERAGITVVGFGSSAGKAVVIDSDGTHRRWFAELGATAVAVRPDNYVLAAGPDPARVADELLTLLAPRKMLL from the coding sequence ATGACCGCGCCCCTCGGTGGCGGGAGCGGCCCGGTGGCGGAGGTCGCCGTGCTCGGGTGCGGGCCGGTCGGCATGACGCTCGCGGCGTTGCTGGGCAGGGCGGGGCATTCGGTCGTCCTCCTCGAACGCCATCCGGGCCTGTACGGCCTGCCCCGCGCCGCCAGCTTCGACGGCGAGGTGATGCGCGCGTTGGCGGGGCTGGGACTGGCCGGGGAACTGGCGCCAACGCTCTACGCGCAAGAGGCGTACGAATGGCGCAACGGGGCCGGGGATCTGTTGATCCGCCAGGAATGCCGGGCGGTCGGCGGCAGCGGCTGGGCGGACATCTCCATGTTCCACCAGCCCGCGCTGGAGAACGCGCTGCACGCGCTGTGCGCGTCCATGTCCACTGTGGACGTTCGGCTCGGTGTGGAGGTCACCGGGCTTTCCCAGTCCCGCGATGGGGTCGAGCTGACGACCGCCACCGGCGCGATCGTCCGCGCGAGGTACGCGATCGGGTGCGACGGCGGCAACAGTTTCGTGCGGCAGGCACTCGGCATCGAGCAGGACGACCGCGGTTTCGCCGAACCCTGGCTGGTGTGCGATTTCGCGCTGCGGCGCAGCGCCGCCGAACTGGGCCTGCCCCCGATGCTGCAGATCGGCGATCCGGCGGGGCCGACCACCGTCATCACCACCGGCACGGCGCGCCAGCGGTTCTGCTTCATGCTCGACGACGCCAGCCGCTTCGACGAGGAGCGCTCGGCCGACGATGCCTGGGAGCGGGTCCGCCCCTACCTTTCCCGCGAAGACGGCGATCTCGTCCGCGTCGCCACCTACACCTTCCGCTCGCTGGTCGCGCGGCGCTGGCGGGACGGCAGGGTGCTGCTCGCCGGTGACGCCGCGCACCAGATGCCGCCGTTCCTCGGCCAGGGCATGTGCTCCGGCATCCGCGACGCGCTCAACATCGCGTTCAAGCTCGACCTGGTGCTGCGGGGGATCCGGGAACCCGGCCTGCTCGACACCTACCAGAGCGAACGCGAGCCGCACGTTCGGAACGTCATGGAGGCGAGCATCGAACTGGGTCGCAGGCACACGATCCGGGATCCCGCGCTCGCCCGCGAACGCGATGCCGAACTACTGGCCCGCCGCGCCGCGTCGCCCGAGCCGGAGCGCATCCGGCTGCCGGATCTCGGCCCCGGTCTGGTCGGCAGTGGAGGGGGCGGGCTTTCGGTGCAGGGCAGGGTCAGCGACGGGGTCGGCACGGGACTGCTCGACGAGGTCGTCGGCGGCGGATTCCGCCTGCTGGTCACCGAAGAAGCCCTTGCCGCGCTTGATCTTCCCGCGCTCGAACGGGCGGGGATCACCGTCGTCGGCTTCGGCTCGTCCGCGGGAAAGGCCGTGGTGATCGACTCCGACGGCACGCACCGGCGGTGGTTCGCCGAACTGGGCGCCACCGCGGTGGCCGTGCGCCCCGACAACTACGTCCTCGCCGCCGGCCCCGACCCCGCGCGGGTCGCGGACGAACTCCTGACACTCCTGGCGCCCCGAAAGATGCTCCTATAG
- a CDS encoding CBS domain-containing protein, producing MTRPVVRVGPGTTVREAVALLTEQGVAALPVVDGDWHVIGIVTESDALRAGLGERGLEPALPVRAIMTERVEVVSLDADAREIAGRMLGDGLRSVPVVDDGVLVGIVSRSDILRSLVRGDDSISARLLALFADYSGYRNRWSVEVTAGEVTVWGDFADEAEQQVVRALAGTVGGVVAVDIRARVPEVLEAAR from the coding sequence ATGACCCGCCCGGTGGTGCGGGTCGGCCCCGGTACCACGGTCAGGGAAGCGGTCGCCCTGCTCACCGAGCAGGGCGTGGCCGCGCTGCCGGTGGTCGACGGCGACTGGCACGTGATCGGCATCGTCACCGAGTCCGACGCGCTGCGTGCCGGGCTGGGCGAGCGCGGGCTCGAGCCGGCGTTGCCGGTGCGCGCGATCATGACCGAGCGGGTGGAAGTGGTCTCGCTCGACGCCGACGCGCGCGAAATCGCCGGACGGATGCTCGGCGACGGGCTGCGCAGCGTCCCGGTGGTCGACGACGGGGTCCTGGTGGGAATCGTGAGCAGGAGCGACATCCTGCGCTCGCTGGTCCGCGGGGACGACTCGATCTCGGCGCGGCTGCTGGCGTTGTTCGCGGACTACTCGGGCTACCGGAACCGGTGGTCGGTCGAGGTGACCGCCGGGGAAGTGACCGTATGGGGCGATTTCGCGGACGAAGCGGAGCAACAGGTCGTGCGGGCGCTGGCCGGCACCGTCGGCGGGGTCGTGGCGGTGGACATCCGCGCCCGCGTTCCGGAGGTGCTGGAGGCGGCGCGGTGA
- a CDS encoding CYTH and CHAD domain-containing protein, whose product MNTVPLLALPDVSRVWETEPVEITETYYDTAGLRLYERGVTACRTVGGDAPGWHLDLGAESVAVTPSAGSPAVPPELRWLVTAFTGGEELEPVAAIKVHRTRDLALNDDGEILGAVVIDAVTASSVLDRTSAAWTERHVDQGMGGRVFARLAGQRCAAGRASRIATVARVLGPRRHRSYRALTGRDLVLRYLRAQVTALPFLDCAVRREESGSAARMRETVRRIRLVLDHCAPLIGGKKATRELRAELGWFASTFAPACDDEVQWPRLRADLGAAPDGVRSGDAVARLDDYFAARAWENRAVVVDALDSARYLGLLDALDRFVPELAEEPERDRPDIARMPAGRVLPEFVAGAADQVGRRIAALVDAEESGARTTAAHRALNAVRRFGCLLEVTGQDRPLQREVRTWRRSLEEHRAAVLATRHLDDLARLAGEKGFPASTFSLLRHLEGDTAARCAADLAWRWLDGTPSSIHCGRNGRVVPPRGERRGS is encoded by the coding sequence ATGAACACGGTGCCGTTGCTGGCACTGCCCGACGTGTCACGGGTGTGGGAGACCGAACCGGTCGAGATCACCGAGACCTACTACGACACGGCGGGCCTCCGCTTGTACGAGCGAGGTGTCACCGCGTGCCGCACGGTCGGCGGGGACGCACCGGGCTGGCACCTGGACCTCGGGGCCGAATCGGTGGCGGTGACGCCGTCGGCGGGCTCACCGGCGGTGCCACCGGAACTGCGGTGGCTGGTGACCGCCTTCACCGGCGGCGAGGAACTGGAACCGGTGGCGGCGATCAAGGTGCACCGGACGCGGGACCTCGCGCTGAACGACGACGGCGAGATCCTCGGCGCCGTCGTGATCGACGCCGTCACCGCGTCCTCGGTACTCGACCGGACGAGCGCGGCGTGGACGGAGCGCCACGTCGACCAGGGCATGGGTGGCCGCGTCTTCGCGAGGCTCGCCGGGCAGCGGTGCGCGGCAGGGCGCGCGTCGAGGATCGCGACGGTGGCGCGGGTGCTCGGTCCCCGGCGGCACCGGTCGTACCGCGCGCTCACCGGGCGGGACCTGGTCCTGCGGTACTTGCGGGCGCAGGTCACCGCGTTGCCGTTCCTCGACTGCGCTGTCCGCCGTGAGGAATCCGGCTCAGCGGCGCGAATGCGGGAAACGGTCCGCCGGATCCGGCTCGTGCTCGACCACTGCGCGCCGCTGATCGGCGGGAAGAAGGCCACGAGGGAGCTGCGAGCCGAACTCGGCTGGTTCGCCTCGACGTTCGCGCCCGCGTGCGACGACGAAGTGCAGTGGCCCCGGCTGCGCGCCGATCTCGGCGCGGCGCCGGACGGTGTCCGATCCGGCGACGCGGTGGCGCGGCTCGACGACTACTTCGCCGCCCGCGCTTGGGAGAACCGCGCCGTTGTCGTCGACGCGCTGGACTCGGCGCGGTACCTCGGCCTGCTGGACGCGCTCGACCGGTTCGTGCCTGAGTTGGCCGAGGAGCCCGAGCGCGACCGGCCCGATATCGCGAGGATGCCTGCCGGGCGGGTGCTCCCCGAATTCGTCGCAGGCGCGGCGGATCAGGTCGGCCGCCGGATCGCCGCACTCGTCGACGCCGAAGAGAGCGGCGCCCGCACCACCGCCGCGCACCGCGCGCTCAACGCCGTGCGGCGGTTCGGCTGCCTGCTGGAGGTGACCGGCCAGGACCGCCCGCTGCAGCGCGAGGTGCGGACCTGGCGGCGCTCGCTCGAGGAGCACCGCGCCGCCGTCCTCGCGACGCGGCACCTCGACGATCTCGCGCGGCTGGCAGGGGAAAAGGGCTTCCCCGCCTCGACCTTCTCGCTGCTCCGGCACCTCGAAGGGGACACCGCGGCCCGGTGCGCGGCGGATCTGGCGTGGCGCTGGCTGGACGGCACGCCCTCGTCTATCCACTGTGGACGAAATGGGCGCGTGGTCCCGCCGCGCGGCGAACGGCGCGGGTCTTGA
- a CDS encoding response regulator yields the protein MTRVFLVDDHEVVRRGVAELLDEDDGLTVVGQAGSVSQALARIPALRPDVVVLDVRLPDGNGIELARELRSKMPELYCLMLTSYTDEQAMLDAILAGARGFVIKDIRGMDLVSAVREVGAGRSLLDPRAAAMLMDRLRAGQQKRGPVAKLSEQERTLLDLIGEGLTNRQIADRMYLAEKTVKNYVSRLLTKLGMERRTQAAVLATELRADRTFDEGR from the coding sequence ATGACTCGGGTTTTCTTGGTCGATGATCACGAAGTGGTCCGCCGCGGCGTCGCCGAACTGCTCGACGAGGACGACGGGCTGACCGTCGTCGGGCAGGCGGGCAGCGTGTCGCAGGCACTCGCGCGGATTCCCGCGCTGCGGCCCGACGTCGTCGTGCTGGACGTGCGCCTTCCCGACGGCAACGGGATCGAGCTGGCCCGCGAGCTGCGGTCGAAGATGCCGGAGCTGTACTGCCTGATGCTGACCTCCTACACCGACGAACAGGCCATGCTCGACGCCATACTGGCCGGGGCGCGCGGGTTCGTCATCAAGGACATCCGCGGGATGGACCTGGTGTCCGCGGTGCGCGAGGTCGGGGCGGGCCGGTCGCTGCTGGACCCGCGCGCGGCCGCGATGCTGATGGACCGGCTGCGCGCCGGGCAGCAGAAACGGGGGCCGGTCGCGAAGCTCTCGGAGCAGGAGCGCACGCTGCTCGACCTGATCGGGGAGGGGCTGACGAACCGGCAGATCGCCGATCGCATGTACCTCGCCGAAAAGACGGTGAAGAACTACGTGTCCCGGTTGCTGACCAAGCTGGGCATGGAGCGCAGGACCCAGGCCGCCGTGCTAGCCACCGAACTCCGCGCCGACCGCACTTTCGACGAAGGCCGTTAG
- a CDS encoding nitroreductase family protein, which yields MTDTITPVGRLTAETVTSVLHAAVLAPSRHNTQPWRFRCTPDGIDVLADPGRSLPATDPGQRELLMSCGAALLNLRVAIHARGIDPATTLCPRRDEPDLLATVRPFAKRSIDTRIALLAGAVATRRTNLGPFSPRPVPATALNAMRFAAESERAWMPRLDSAQLFRLRELVLAADRAQRGNAAVQRERNTWTGGAPVVAHARGGDEWVLHECGASDPLGTPAVVVIGSVEDGHADRIRVGQAMQKVLLTATAAGLSASFVAPPVEVPSARAELRQVLGGGIWPQIVLRVGYGGPVPSTPRRPLHDVIVGERVRAG from the coding sequence ATGACCGACACCATCACCCCGGTTGGCCGCCTCACCGCCGAAACCGTGACCTCGGTACTGCACGCCGCCGTGCTCGCACCGTCGAGGCACAACACGCAGCCGTGGCGGTTCCGCTGCACCCCGGACGGTATCGACGTGCTCGCCGATCCAGGGCGGAGCCTGCCCGCGACCGATCCCGGTCAGCGCGAGCTGCTGATGTCGTGCGGCGCGGCGCTGCTCAACCTGCGCGTCGCGATCCACGCGCGCGGCATCGACCCGGCGACCACCCTCTGCCCGCGCCGCGACGAGCCCGATCTGCTGGCGACCGTCCGCCCGTTCGCCAAGCGGTCCATCGACACCAGGATCGCGCTGCTGGCCGGTGCGGTCGCCACCCGGCGGACGAACCTCGGTCCGTTCTCGCCCCGCCCGGTCCCGGCGACCGCGCTCAACGCGATGCGCTTCGCCGCGGAAAGCGAGCGCGCCTGGATGCCGCGGCTCGACTCCGCACAACTGTTCCGCCTCCGCGAACTCGTCCTCGCGGCCGATCGCGCCCAGCGCGGGAACGCGGCCGTGCAGCGCGAACGAAACACCTGGACGGGCGGTGCCCCCGTGGTGGCGCACGCCCGCGGCGGCGACGAGTGGGTCCTCCACGAATGCGGGGCCTCGGATCCGCTCGGCACCCCGGCGGTGGTGGTGATCGGCTCCGTCGAAGACGGCCACGCCGATCGCATCCGGGTCGGGCAGGCGATGCAGAAGGTTCTGCTCACCGCAACGGCCGCCGGGCTGAGCGCGTCGTTCGTCGCGCCACCGGTCGAAGTGCCCTCGGCGCGGGCCGAACTGCGCCAGGTCCTCGGTGGCGGCATCTGGCCGCAGATCGTGCTGCGGGTGGGGTACGGCGGCCCCGTGCCCTCGACGCCGCGCCGCCCGCTGCACGACGTCATCGTCGGTGAGCGGGTGCGGGCGGGCTAA
- a CDS encoding sensor histidine kinase, translating into MRGAEKYDGNRGTPRVTGTLSQLRVREVLQDLQSRIELLIGTRDMMDGLLDAVLAVASGLELDDTLRRIVQAAVDLGDARYGALGVIADDRTLAEFIYLGIDNETRQAIGHLPEGHGLLGLVIEDAKPLRLDEIAQHPASVGFPANHPPMHSFLGVPIRVRDDVFGNLYLTEKKGGESFTDDDEVVVRALAAAAGIAIENAHLYEQARLRQQWMGATSEITTELLAGSDPADALNLIASRALDLTGSDTTMLALPTSGGLDLDDEWEEDVAELTVTMCVGANAHELTGTHIDIASSAPGSVYRDRTPRNVPELVLRLDPAGEFRFGPTLVVPLRAGDRTAGVLMTMRDGGAAPFDDARLKVVASFADQAALALQLAAQQRTARELDVLADRDRIARDLHDHVIQRLFAVGLNMQSTHRRTKSPELRKRLSESVDQMNEIVLEIRTAIFDLHGGPAGEAGVRLRNRLHNAVADLTDDTGIRASVSMAGPLDTLPSQLAEHVEAVVREAVSNAVRHSGAAGVAVSVAVTGDLVQVSVRDDGSGIPADVVHSGLRNLCDRAARAGGEFSVRGADDDGTQLTWSAPVK; encoded by the coding sequence ATGCGCGGGGCAGAAAAGTACGACGGGAACCGAGGAACGCCACGGGTGACCGGAACGCTGTCGCAGCTCCGGGTGCGCGAGGTGCTGCAGGACCTGCAGTCCAGGATCGAGCTGCTGATCGGGACGCGGGACATGATGGACGGCCTGCTCGACGCCGTGCTCGCGGTGGCTTCGGGGCTGGAGCTGGACGACACGCTGCGCCGGATCGTGCAGGCCGCGGTCGATCTCGGCGACGCGCGGTACGGGGCGCTGGGCGTGATCGCCGACGACCGGACGCTGGCGGAGTTCATCTATCTCGGTATCGACAACGAGACGCGGCAGGCGATCGGGCACCTCCCGGAGGGCCACGGTTTGCTCGGCCTGGTCATCGAGGACGCGAAACCGCTGCGGCTGGACGAAATCGCCCAGCATCCCGCGTCGGTGGGTTTCCCGGCGAACCACCCGCCGATGCATTCATTCCTCGGCGTGCCGATCCGGGTGCGCGACGACGTTTTCGGAAACCTTTATCTGACCGAAAAGAAAGGCGGGGAGAGTTTCACCGACGACGACGAAGTCGTGGTGCGGGCACTCGCCGCGGCGGCGGGGATCGCGATCGAGAACGCGCACCTGTACGAGCAGGCGCGCCTTCGGCAGCAATGGATGGGCGCCACCAGCGAGATCACCACCGAACTGCTGGCGGGCAGCGATCCGGCGGACGCGCTGAACCTCATCGCCAGCCGTGCGCTCGACCTGACCGGATCCGACACCACGATGCTGGCACTGCCGACCTCCGGCGGCCTCGACCTCGACGACGAGTGGGAGGAGGACGTCGCGGAGCTGACGGTGACGATGTGCGTGGGCGCGAACGCGCACGAGCTGACCGGTACCCATATCGACATCGCGTCTTCGGCGCCGGGCTCGGTCTACCGCGATCGCACGCCGCGCAACGTCCCGGAACTGGTGCTGCGCCTCGATCCGGCCGGGGAGTTCCGGTTCGGGCCGACGCTCGTGGTGCCGTTGCGGGCGGGGGATCGGACCGCCGGTGTGCTGATGACCATGCGCGACGGCGGTGCGGCGCCGTTCGACGACGCGCGGCTGAAGGTCGTCGCCTCGTTCGCCGACCAGGCGGCGCTGGCGTTGCAGCTCGCGGCGCAGCAACGCACCGCGCGCGAGCTCGACGTGCTCGCCGATCGCGACCGGATCGCGCGCGATCTGCACGACCACGTCATCCAGCGGTTGTTCGCGGTCGGGCTGAACATGCAGAGCACCCACCGGCGGACGAAGTCGCCGGAGCTGCGCAAGCGCCTGAGCGAGAGCGTCGACCAGATGAACGAGATCGTGCTCGAGATCCGCACCGCGATCTTCGACCTGCACGGCGGGCCCGCTGGCGAGGCGGGGGTCCGGTTGCGCAACCGGCTGCACAACGCGGTCGCGGACCTGACCGACGACACCGGGATCCGGGCGTCGGTCAGCATGGCGGGGCCGCTGGACACCCTGCCGTCCCAGCTGGCCGAACACGTCGAGGCCGTGGTCAGGGAAGCGGTGAGCAACGCCGTCCGCCACTCCGGGGCGGCGGGCGTCGCGGTGTCGGTCGCGGTGACCGGCGATCTGGTCCAGGTGTCCGTTCGCGACGACGGAAGCGGTATCCCGGCCGACGTCGTCCACAGTGGACTGCGGAACCTGTGTGACAGGGCCGCGCGCGCGGGAGGGGAGTTTTCGGTGCGCGGTGCGGACGACGACGGGACTCAGTTGACGTGGTCCGCGCCCGTCAAGTGA
- a CDS encoding dsRBD fold-containing protein — MNAENGRWMLSIAFEHGAYRTRARAILTTGDATGFTGIGLASRGSAEYETPHVADYLAVARALSDLTAELLEAVAADIDATTAGLLALSVSGTRPHLTGADHVN; from the coding sequence ATGAACGCAGAAAACGGGCGCTGGATGCTCTCGATCGCGTTCGAGCACGGGGCCTACCGCACCCGTGCCCGCGCGATCCTCACCACCGGTGATGCCACCGGGTTCACCGGGATCGGGCTCGCCAGCCGCGGCTCGGCCGAGTACGAAACCCCGCACGTCGCCGACTACCTCGCCGTCGCGAGGGCGCTGTCCGATCTCACCGCGGAACTGCTGGAAGCCGTCGCCGCGGACATCGACGCGACCACCGCCGGTCTCCTCGCGCTGTCCGTCTCCGGCACGAGACCTCACTTGACGGGCGCGGACCACGTCAACTGA
- a CDS encoding FAD-dependent monooxygenase — MGSTAVVVGGGIGGLAAAIGLRAIGWEVTVVERAEVLDDAGAGISLAANGIRALDELGVGTAVREAARYQYTGGTRVPAGRWLARMDGALLERELGTPIAGIPRAALHSALRAALPESALRVGSEAEPVSTVDPGRAGIRLADEIVDADLLVAADGVRSRWRALLFPGHPGPVYSGSTVLRAITAEPADPGTDFELTWGPGAEFGHIAFRDGRAEWHAVLDAPAGVRHADPLAAVRARFGGWHDPIPALLDATRPADVLHHDVHELRTPLPRFTSGRVALLGDAAHAMTPNIGQGACQALEDAVTLAAALSACPTVEAGLARYDAERRPRSQAVARAARQAGRLGHGLRNPVAIALRNTAFRLTPARAAVSVVLRHARWTPPRLG; from the coding sequence ATGGGCAGCACGGCGGTAGTGGTCGGCGGGGGCATCGGCGGGCTGGCCGCCGCGATCGGCCTCCGCGCGATCGGCTGGGAGGTGACGGTGGTCGAGCGCGCCGAGGTGCTCGACGACGCCGGTGCGGGGATTTCCCTTGCCGCGAACGGCATCAGGGCGCTGGACGAACTCGGCGTCGGCACCGCGGTCCGCGAGGCCGCGCGGTACCAGTACACCGGCGGCACGCGAGTCCCGGCAGGCCGCTGGCTCGCCAGGATGGACGGCGCGCTGCTGGAACGCGAACTCGGCACCCCGATCGCCGGGATCCCCCGCGCGGCGCTGCACAGCGCGTTGCGGGCCGCACTGCCCGAGTCGGCACTGCGGGTCGGCTCCGAGGCCGAGCCGGTGTCCACAGTGGACCCCGGAAGGGCGGGGATCCGGCTGGCGGACGAGATCGTGGACGCCGATCTGCTCGTCGCCGCGGACGGGGTGCGCAGCCGGTGGCGCGCGCTGCTGTTCCCCGGCCACCCCGGGCCGGTCTACAGCGGGTCGACCGTGCTGCGCGCGATCACCGCGGAACCGGCCGACCCCGGCACCGATTTCGAACTGACTTGGGGCCCCGGCGCCGAATTCGGCCACATCGCGTTCCGCGACGGCCGCGCGGAATGGCACGCCGTCCTCGACGCCCCCGCCGGTGTCCGCCACGCCGATCCGCTGGCCGCGGTGCGCGCGCGCTTCGGCGGCTGGCACGACCCGATCCCCGCCCTGCTGGACGCGACCAGGCCGGCGGACGTGCTGCACCACGACGTCCACGAGCTCCGCACCCCGTTGCCGCGCTTCACCTCGGGCAGGGTCGCGCTGCTCGGGGACGCAGCGCACGCGATGACCCCGAACATCGGGCAGGGCGCGTGCCAGGCGCTGGAGGACGCGGTCACCCTCGCCGCCGCGCTGTCCGCCTGCCCGACGGTCGAAGCGGGGCTGGCTCGCTACGACGCCGAACGCAGGCCGCGTTCGCAGGCGGTCGCCCGCGCCGCGCGGCAGGCGGGACGGCTCGGGCACGGGCTCCGCAATCCGGTCGCCATCGCGCTGCGGAACACCGCGTTCCGGCTCACCCCCGCCCGCGCCGCTGTCAGTGTCGTCCTGCGGCACGCGAGGTGGACTCCGCCCCGGCTCGGCTGA
- a CDS encoding TetR/AcrR family transcriptional regulator, with the protein MTNLRRTVLADAAIGLLADTGMRGLTHRAVDGAAGLATGTTSAYFRTRKALLTALVHRLVELDQAELQAAGERAPVPRDAAELTDGISAFIRMRLEGEGRRRSLARYACVVESAHHAELREILLPRENAAREIVRAFLTARGVSDVERRTLTLLACIDGLVFDRLLAGDGDVPKREVRGLVAAALREPDID; encoded by the coding sequence GTGACGAACCTCCGCCGCACCGTCCTCGCCGACGCCGCCATCGGGCTGCTCGCCGACACCGGGATGCGCGGGTTGACGCACCGGGCCGTCGACGGCGCCGCCGGGCTGGCGACCGGGACCACCTCGGCGTACTTCCGCACGCGCAAGGCGCTGCTGACCGCGCTCGTGCACAGGCTGGTCGAACTCGACCAGGCCGAGCTGCAGGCCGCGGGCGAGCGGGCGCCGGTGCCGCGCGACGCCGCCGAACTGACCGACGGGATCAGCGCGTTCATCAGGATGCGGCTCGAAGGCGAGGGCAGGCGGCGCTCGCTTGCGCGCTACGCCTGCGTGGTCGAAAGCGCGCACCATGCCGAGCTGCGCGAGATCCTCCTGCCGCGCGAGAACGCCGCGCGCGAGATCGTGCGGGCGTTCCTGACCGCGCGCGGGGTGTCCGATGTGGAGAGACGAACGCTGACGCTGCTCGCCTGCATCGACGGGCTGGTCTTCGACCGGTTGCTCGCCGGGGACGGCGACGTGCCGAAGCGGGAGGTGCGCGGGCTCGTCGCCGCGGCCCTCCGCGAGCCGGACATCGACTGA
- a CDS encoding sensor histidine kinase, whose translation MSGQTLWQWLTARGRGALLWITVVPYLILAVLVGFTVFQERSDGRALLVDLALCAALALWTLWMFTLHPAWRERPRVMGVFFTVVVVLTAVLIARHSWYGFLVISAYGYAFALLPWPWRLPGVAVVAVLSGSAQAYDVPRSTAFGLTTYLAVLALNVAIMSGVAWFSWADEKEKARRQQVLAEVSRTNQLLEAALAENAGLHGKLLAQAREAGRIDERQRMAREIHDTVAQGLTGIIAQLQAAEQLREVPAEWRRPFESVKRLARESLSEARRSVDALRPEPLETAHLSEAVADLADRWSKLHGLAVEVTTTGTARPMAPEAEFALLRTAQEALANVAKHARATRVGVTLSYLDREVALDVRDDGAGFDPAVPRSAEPGGFGLRIMRQRVEDLSGVLRIESEPGAGTGISACVPSAPAGSAA comes from the coding sequence GTGAGCGGACAGACGCTTTGGCAGTGGCTCACGGCACGGGGGCGCGGAGCGCTCCTGTGGATCACCGTGGTGCCCTATCTGATCCTGGCCGTGCTCGTCGGGTTCACGGTGTTCCAGGAGCGGTCGGACGGCAGGGCCCTGCTCGTCGATCTCGCGCTGTGCGCCGCGCTGGCGCTGTGGACGCTTTGGATGTTCACCCTGCACCCCGCGTGGCGGGAGCGGCCGCGGGTGATGGGGGTGTTCTTCACCGTGGTGGTGGTGCTCACCGCGGTCCTGATCGCACGGCATTCCTGGTACGGGTTCCTGGTGATCAGCGCGTACGGCTACGCCTTCGCGCTGCTTCCGTGGCCGTGGCGGCTGCCCGGCGTCGCCGTCGTCGCGGTCCTGTCCGGGAGCGCGCAGGCGTACGACGTGCCCAGGTCGACCGCGTTCGGGCTGACGACCTACCTGGCCGTGCTCGCGCTCAACGTCGCGATCATGAGCGGTGTCGCCTGGTTCAGCTGGGCCGACGAGAAGGAGAAGGCGCGGCGCCAGCAGGTCCTCGCCGAGGTGAGCCGGACGAACCAGCTACTGGAGGCGGCGCTCGCCGAAAACGCGGGCCTGCACGGCAAACTGCTCGCCCAGGCGAGGGAGGCGGGCCGGATCGACGAGCGCCAGCGGATGGCGCGCGAGATCCACGACACCGTGGCGCAGGGGCTCACCGGGATCATCGCGCAGTTGCAGGCGGCCGAACAGCTCCGCGAGGTTCCCGCGGAATGGCGGCGCCCCTTCGAATCGGTGAAGAGGCTGGCACGGGAGAGCCTGTCCGAAGCGAGGCGCTCGGTCGACGCGCTGCGGCCGGAGCCGCTGGAAACCGCGCACCTGAGCGAAGCGGTCGCCGATCTCGCCGACCGGTGGTCGAAACTGCACGGGCTGGCCGTCGAGGTGACCACGACCGGGACGGCGCGGCCGATGGCGCCGGAGGCCGAGTTCGCGCTGCTGCGCACGGCGCAGGAGGCACTGGCCAACGTGGCCAAGCACGCGCGGGCGACCAGGGTCGGCGTTACACTGTCCTATTTGGATCGTGAGGTGGCATTGGACGTGCGCGACGACGGCGCGGGCTTCGACCCGGCGGTGCCCCGATCGGCGGAGCCCGGCGGGTTCGGCCTCCGCATCATGCGGCAACGGGTCGAAGACCTCTCCGGGGTGCTGCGGATCGAGTCCGAGCCGGGCGCGGGCACCGGGATCTCGGCGTGCGTCCCGAGCGCACCCGCCGGGAGCGCGGCATGA